The following coding sequences lie in one Candidatus Neomarinimicrobiota bacterium genomic window:
- a CDS encoding GxxExxY protein, with protein sequence MVLKTTGLIHEELTYKIIGCAFEVHKELGPGFLESAYEAAMKIELKAGDLAVESQKQFPLIYKGVKIKDFFCDLVVDEKVIVELKAISKISDIERAQILNYLKVTGLKVGLIINFGQTSLKHERMVL encoded by the coding sequence ATGGTTTTGAAAACGACTGGACTTATCCACGAGGAATTGACCTATAAAATTATTGGGTGCGCTTTCGAAGTTCACAAGGAACTGGGTCCAGGTTTCCTGGAATCGGCCTACGAGGCAGCGATGAAAATTGAGCTAAAAGCTGGTGATCTTGCAGTGGAGTCTCAAAAACAATTCCCTTTAATTTATAAGGGAGTCAAGATCAAAGATTTTTTCTGTGATCTTGTTGTTGATGAAAAAGTCATCGTGGAATTGAAGGCAATCTCAAAAATTTCAGATATTGAGAGAGCACAAATACTCAACTATTTGAAAGTAACGGGTTTAAAAGTTGGCTTGATAATTAATTTCGGGCAAACCTCTCTCAAACATGAGCGTATGGTGTTATAA